Proteins from a single region of Fundidesulfovibrio putealis DSM 16056:
- a CDS encoding tRNA (adenine-N1)-methyltransferase codes for MIQTGELVLLISPEGKRYLRTLDPAHTFHTQEGLLKMAEVAEAGFGSVVRTHKGFAFRILKPTLHDCIKGVRRSTTIMYPKEIGYVLLKLGAGPGRRIVEAGSGSGGLTTALAWMAGDTGRVYTCERREEFSKLARENIERAGLSHRVSFFHRDIADGFPEEARGADALFLDVRTPAEYLQQAADIVCPGAPIGFLLPTTNQITDLLRALETSDFEDVEVLEIMLRRYKAVPDRLRPEDRMVAHTGFLVFARHKGLEIVNPEPVEPEADAVTPEGSDVPEGQSGQEEHGESGQSGGQDQSTQES; via the coding sequence GTGATCCAGACCGGAGAGTTGGTACTTCTCATAAGTCCCGAGGGCAAGCGCTATCTTCGCACCCTCGACCCCGCGCACACCTTCCACACCCAGGAAGGCCTGCTGAAAATGGCTGAAGTGGCCGAGGCCGGATTCGGCTCGGTGGTGCGCACCCACAAGGGTTTCGCCTTCCGCATCCTGAAACCCACCCTGCACGACTGCATCAAGGGCGTTCGCCGCTCCACCACCATCATGTATCCTAAAGAGATCGGCTACGTCCTGCTGAAACTCGGGGCCGGACCGGGCAGGCGCATCGTGGAGGCGGGCAGCGGCTCCGGAGGGCTGACCACAGCCCTGGCCTGGATGGCCGGTGACACTGGCCGGGTCTATACCTGCGAGCGCCGCGAGGAGTTCTCCAAGCTGGCCAGGGAGAACATCGAGCGCGCGGGCCTGTCCCACCGGGTGAGTTTCTTCCACCGCGACATCGCCGACGGCTTCCCCGAGGAGGCGCGCGGCGCGGACGCCTTGTTCCTGGACGTGCGCACCCCGGCGGAATACCTCCAGCAGGCCGCAGACATCGTCTGCCCCGGCGCGCCCATCGGCTTTCTGCTGCCCACCACCAACCAGATCACTGACCTCCTGCGCGCCCTGGAGACCTCGGACTTCGAGGACGTGGAGGTGCTTGAGATCATGCTGCGCCGCTACAAGGCCGTCCCCGACCGCCTGCGCCCCGAGGACCGCATGGTCGCCCACACGGGCTTCCTGGTTTTCGCGCGGCACAAGGGCCTGGAGATCGTAAATCCTGAGCCGGTCGAACCCGAAGCGGACGCCGTGACTCCGGAAGGCTCGGATGTCCCGGAAGGACAGAGTGGGCAGGAAGAGCACGGCGAATCCGGCCAATCCGGCGGACAGGACCAGTCCACACAGGAATCCTAA
- a CDS encoding GGDEF domain-containing protein, with the protein MILPFSQDYPVHLQLVKGFRDSVLKARADVRISYEYLDLARFPNEQGYLADVAAFLKAKYARLRPDVVVSGGPIRQFMDEYGNAMFPGVPVVFPRDESAALEAAVKGGVDTSRNSEYMKSVEVIFRTRPATKTVYVVLGDSDEERSILKDMSRVAEAYRERARFVFTNDLTHARMLDLMGEAGEDSAILFMRWHRDVQGESFIPDDVAREVAERAKAPVYGVVAHALGGGMLGGYLFSFELFGRRLAQQSLEILGGDKSAGPSVPSPVSEYAFDWRQLKRWNIDEKVLPEGSRIEFRELSAWDQHGAYILGGIVVLLLETALIVGLGVNRTRRKRMERELVGLNASLEEMVANRTRQLQEANAELEQAKRTLEDMNIRLGMASRTDILTGLFNRRHFEESAPQEHARYVRTGKPFSVVLCDIDFFKNVNDLHGHDAGDSLLRMIGQDISQAVRPYDILVRWGGEEFLLFLPSTEPDLARAIAERIRLDIGERVYAYEGHSLRLSATLGVATVRDGESVADVIRRADVALYEGKRSGRNRVVAS; encoded by the coding sequence ATGATCCTTCCGTTCTCCCAGGATTATCCCGTTCACCTGCAACTGGTGAAGGGGTTTCGCGACAGCGTCCTTAAAGCGCGTGCCGACGTCCGGATCAGCTACGAATACCTGGATCTGGCGCGCTTCCCCAACGAGCAGGGCTATCTGGCGGACGTGGCGGCCTTCCTCAAAGCGAAGTACGCCCGCTTGAGGCCGGACGTGGTGGTCTCCGGCGGCCCCATACGGCAGTTCATGGACGAATACGGCAACGCGATGTTTCCCGGCGTGCCTGTGGTGTTCCCCAGGGACGAGAGCGCCGCGCTGGAGGCTGCCGTCAAGGGCGGCGTGGATACCTCCCGCAATTCAGAATACATGAAGAGCGTGGAAGTGATTTTCCGCACCCGGCCCGCCACGAAGACGGTGTACGTGGTCTTGGGCGATTCCGACGAGGAACGAAGCATCCTCAAGGACATGTCCCGCGTGGCTGAGGCCTATCGCGAGCGGGCGCGGTTCGTGTTCACGAACGATCTGACGCATGCCCGGATGCTCGACCTTATGGGCGAGGCTGGCGAGGACAGCGCGATCCTGTTCATGCGTTGGCACAGGGACGTGCAGGGCGAGTCGTTCATTCCCGACGATGTGGCGCGCGAGGTGGCTGAGCGGGCAAAGGCCCCGGTGTACGGCGTTGTGGCCCATGCTCTCGGCGGCGGTATGCTGGGGGGGTATCTCTTCAGCTTCGAGCTTTTCGGGCGCAGGCTGGCGCAGCAAAGCCTGGAGATACTCGGGGGAGACAAGTCCGCCGGTCCGTCCGTTCCCAGCCCGGTCAGCGAATACGCATTCGACTGGCGGCAACTCAAGCGCTGGAACATCGATGAGAAGGTCCTGCCCGAGGGCAGCCGCATCGAGTTCAGGGAGCTCTCCGCCTGGGACCAGCACGGGGCGTACATCCTTGGCGGCATAGTCGTGCTGTTGCTCGAGACGGCCCTGATAGTCGGGCTGGGCGTCAACAGGACGAGACGCAAGCGGATGGAACGCGAACTGGTGGGGCTGAACGCCTCTTTGGAAGAAATGGTCGCCAACCGGACGCGCCAGCTTCAGGAGGCCAATGCGGAACTCGAGCAGGCCAAACGCACGCTTGAGGACATGAACATCCGCCTGGGAATGGCTTCGAGGACGGACATCCTCACAGGCCTGTTCAACCGCAGGCATTTTGAAGAGTCCGCCCCGCAGGAGCACGCCCGCTACGTGAGGACCGGCAAACCCTTTTCCGTGGTGCTTTGCGACATCGATTTCTTCAAGAACGTAAACGACCTGCACGGGCACGACGCAGGCGACAGCCTGCTGCGCATGATCGGCCAGGATATTTCCCAGGCCGTGCGCCCGTACGACATTCTGGTCAGGTGGGGAGGGGAGGAGTTCCTGCTGTTCCTGCCCTCCACGGAGCCGGATCTGGCCAGGGCTATCGCTGAACGCATCCGCCTGGACATCGGGGAGCGGGTTTACGCCTACGAGGGACACTCCCTGCGCCTGAGCGCGACGCTGGGCGTCGCCACGGTGCGGGACGGGGAGTCCGTGGCCGATGTGATCCGGCGGGCGGACGTGGCGTTGTATGAGGGCAAGCGTTCCGGCAGAAATCGCGTAGTAGCGTCTTGA
- a CDS encoding Rne/Rng family ribonuclease — MAVKKRKRKMFVSVLPGEEVEVAIAEDGVLQEYYVEMTHQAKTRGNIYKGKIHNVDPSLQAAFINYGAERNGFLQIDEVHPEYYQEEANPERRGKYPPIQKVLKKGQEVLIQVVKEPTGNKGAFVTSYLSLPGRYFVLTPGREQKGISRKVEDDEERKRLKEIAGGVKLDEGIGIIVRTASIGQSKTALERDINYLKRLWKDVRGRGTSVPTPSMIYQEPDLSARAVRDYLTDDVNEVWVDDKETAERVSEMAALVFPRRQGLVKLHTDHEHSMWERFNLRRQIDQLHGREVILPSGGRLVIDHTEALTAVDVNSGKIGGETNFKEMALRTNMEAAAEVANQLRLRDIGGQVVVDFIELKERKHVAEVEKAMKTAMKIDRARHDVGKISRFGLMEIVRQRMGSSAMSVSTETCPECRGTGTRRNLEWQALQALHDLYRLLRRPGSSDAVHYKTTPELAFYLLNQKRERLQALESQYNKAIHIMPE; from the coding sequence ATGGCAGTCAAGAAGCGCAAGCGCAAGATGTTCGTCTCCGTGCTTCCCGGTGAGGAAGTGGAGGTCGCGATAGCCGAAGACGGCGTCCTCCAGGAATACTACGTGGAGATGACCCATCAGGCCAAGACGCGCGGCAACATCTACAAAGGCAAGATCCACAACGTCGATCCCTCCCTCCAGGCGGCCTTCATCAACTACGGGGCCGAACGCAACGGATTCCTCCAGATCGACGAGGTCCACCCCGAATACTACCAGGAAGAGGCCAATCCAGAGCGCCGGGGCAAGTATCCGCCCATCCAGAAGGTGCTGAAAAAGGGTCAGGAAGTGCTCATCCAGGTGGTGAAGGAACCCACCGGCAACAAGGGCGCGTTCGTCACCAGCTATTTGTCGCTTCCCGGGCGCTACTTCGTGCTGACTCCCGGCCGCGAGCAGAAGGGCATCTCCCGCAAGGTGGAGGACGACGAGGAGCGCAAGCGCCTGAAAGAGATCGCCGGTGGCGTCAAGCTGGACGAGGGCATCGGCATCATCGTGCGCACCGCCTCCATCGGGCAGTCCAAGACCGCCCTGGAACGCGACATCAACTATCTCAAGCGCCTCTGGAAGGACGTGCGCGGGCGCGGCACCAGCGTGCCCACCCCGAGCATGATCTACCAGGAGCCGGATCTGTCCGCGCGCGCCGTGCGCGACTACCTCACCGACGACGTCAACGAGGTCTGGGTGGACGACAAGGAGACCGCCGAGCGCGTCTCCGAGATGGCCGCCCTGGTCTTTCCGCGCCGCCAGGGACTGGTGAAGCTGCACACCGACCACGAGCACTCCATGTGGGAGCGCTTCAACCTGCGCAGGCAGATCGACCAGCTGCACGGGCGCGAGGTGATCCTGCCCTCCGGCGGGCGCCTGGTGATCGACCACACCGAAGCCCTCACCGCCGTGGACGTGAACTCCGGCAAGATCGGCGGAGAGACCAACTTCAAGGAGATGGCGCTGCGCACCAACATGGAAGCCGCCGCCGAGGTGGCCAACCAGCTGCGCCTGCGCGACATCGGCGGACAGGTGGTGGTGGACTTCATCGAGCTCAAGGAGCGCAAGCACGTGGCCGAGGTGGAAAAGGCCATGAAGACGGCCATGAAGATCGACCGCGCGCGCCACGACGTGGGCAAGATTTCGCGGTTCGGCCTCATGGAGATCGTGCGCCAGCGCATGGGCTCCTCTGCCATGTCCGTCTCCACCGAGACCTGCCCCGAATGCCGGGGCACGGGCACCCGGCGCAACCTGGAGTGGCAGGCCCTGCAGGCCCTGCACGATCTTTACCGGCTGCTGCGCCGCCCCGGTTCGAGCGACGCCGTGCACTACAAGACCACGCCGGAGCTGGCCTTCTACCTGCTGAACCAGAAGCGCGAACGGCTCCAGGCGCTGGAAAGCCAGTACAACAAGGCCATCCACATCATGCCGGAGTAG
- a CDS encoding sll1863 family stress response protein translates to MPEHEKFTKQMEEQLKHFKEKIDATKAKAENRGQEFIKGYEQDLEKLESKYELARYKLTLLRKGGKSAWSELKTGFENAFHDLKEAVGKAKEKF, encoded by the coding sequence ATGCCTGAACATGAAAAATTCACCAAGCAGATGGAAGAGCAGCTCAAGCACTTCAAGGAAAAGATCGACGCCACCAAGGCCAAGGCCGAGAACAGGGGTCAGGAGTTCATCAAGGGCTACGAGCAGGACCTGGAAAAGCTGGAATCCAAGTATGAGCTGGCGCGCTACAAGCTGACGCTCTTGCGCAAGGGCGGGAAGTCGGCCTGGAGCGAACTGAAGACGGGCTTCGAGAACGCCTTCCACGACCTGAAAGAGGCTGTGGGCAAGGCCAAGGAGAAGTTTTAG
- a CDS encoding radical SAM protein, whose product MRLDDHGLIFGPVRSGRLGTSLGLDLLGAKICSFDCLYCEVGPTRALTSARKPYVPADKILGELAYWLFNPHPEFDVVTLGGMGEPTLNSDMGRIIEGVRELVPGVPVAVLTNSSLINDPRVRTELALADLVLPSMDSLVPSEFALINKPVSGLSLLDIRRGLLEFRKLFSGRLCLEVLVLAGVNDSQENLDRLSAFCTELKPDRVDVVTMTRPGAYIQAMPAPPATLERFRQALCAPGTGREDVRPSQHTQATQACRDSALEDEAGQAGQGEAQDDAATPEKARHFAHPLDNQTGEGLQALSMRVLDSLARRPQSATDLARVLGATDSDLRNLLDDFQAQGLVQVRRLNGGAFYFRTRKVRRPGQE is encoded by the coding sequence ATGCGCCTTGACGACCACGGCCTGATCTTCGGTCCCGTGCGTTCGGGCCGCCTGGGCACGTCCCTGGGCCTGGACCTTCTGGGCGCGAAGATCTGCTCCTTCGACTGCCTCTATTGCGAGGTGGGACCAACCCGCGCGCTGACCTCGGCGCGAAAGCCGTACGTTCCGGCCGACAAGATTCTGGGAGAGCTGGCCTACTGGCTCTTCAACCCCCATCCCGAGTTCGACGTCGTCACCCTGGGCGGCATGGGCGAGCCTACCCTCAATTCCGACATGGGCCGCATCATCGAGGGCGTGCGCGAGCTGGTCCCCGGCGTGCCGGTGGCTGTGCTCACCAATTCGAGCCTCATAAACGATCCCCGGGTGCGCACCGAGCTGGCCCTGGCCGATCTGGTGCTGCCCTCCATGGATTCGCTGGTGCCTTCCGAATTTGCGCTCATCAACAAGCCCGTATCCGGCCTGTCGCTCCTGGACATCCGGCGCGGGCTTTTGGAGTTCCGCAAGCTTTTTTCCGGGCGGCTCTGCCTGGAGGTGCTGGTGCTGGCCGGGGTGAACGACTCCCAGGAGAACCTGGACCGCCTGAGCGCCTTCTGCACGGAGCTTAAGCCGGATCGTGTGGACGTGGTGACCATGACCCGGCCAGGAGCCTACATCCAGGCCATGCCCGCGCCCCCGGCCACGCTCGAGCGTTTCCGGCAGGCCCTGTGCGCCCCCGGAACCGGGCGTGAGGACGTCAGGCCATCGCAGCACACTCAGGCGACCCAGGCCTGCCGGGACTCGGCGCTGGAAGATGAGGCCGGGCAGGCAGGGCAGGGTGAAGCGCAGGACGACGCGGCGACTCCGGAAAAAGCCCGGCATTTCGCGCATCCACTGGACAACCAGACCGGGGAAGGGCTACAGGCCCTGAGCATGAGGGTGCTCGATTCCCTGGCGCGCAGGCCGCAGTCCGCAACGGACCTGGCCCGGGTGCTGGGCGCGACGGACAGCGACCTCAGGAATTTACTCGACGATTTTCAGGCGCAGGGCCTTGTGCAGGTCCGGCGCTTAAACGGCGGCGCGTTTTACTTCCGAACCAGGAAGGTGCGCCGCCCTGGGCAAGAATAA
- a CDS encoding sigma-54 interaction domain-containing protein: MDISQHWQEICHAIQEGVYIVNPKGRIVMVNDAMTRLTGYSRDELMERSCAVLGCEVCATQRKGVTGAWCPLFAGRESQAKRCFISRKDGSLLPVFKNQSLIHDKDGTVIGAVESVMDLSELDRLDRRVEELSRLLDRPDSFHGMVGASPAMRRLFDILEKAARSDAPVLLLGESGTGKELAARAIHELGARRAGPFVQLNCAALNESLLESELFGHAKGAFTGAYRERQGRFEAAHSGDIFLDEIGDAPVSIQVKLLRVLETRSIERVGANRPIPVDVRLITATHQDLRALIAQGRFREDFFFRINVIPIELPPLRARMEDLPLLAGHFLHASAAKTGGDAARISPEAMRLLMEHTWPGNVRELRSALEYALVLADSGRIEASHLPPGIGRANRAACASPPAGPAVAPACSAAPPSFASTAAAPGSPGDERSALVEALRQTGGNKSQAARVLGVSRLTVLNRMRKHGVTCERTVAS, translated from the coding sequence ATGGACATCAGCCAGCACTGGCAGGAAATCTGCCACGCCATTCAGGAAGGGGTGTACATCGTCAACCCGAAAGGCCGGATCGTCATGGTCAACGACGCCATGACGCGGCTCACGGGGTATTCACGCGATGAGCTCATGGAGCGCTCCTGCGCGGTGCTTGGCTGCGAGGTCTGCGCCACGCAGCGGAAGGGCGTCACGGGTGCATGGTGCCCGCTGTTCGCCGGGCGAGAGAGCCAGGCCAAGCGTTGCTTCATCAGCCGCAAGGACGGCTCGCTCCTGCCGGTGTTCAAGAACCAGTCGCTTATCCACGACAAGGACGGCACGGTGATCGGCGCGGTGGAGAGCGTGATGGACCTAAGCGAACTGGACCGGTTGGACCGCAGGGTGGAGGAGCTCTCTCGCCTTCTGGACCGGCCTGACAGCTTTCACGGCATGGTGGGGGCGTCGCCCGCCATGCGCAGGCTGTTCGACATCCTGGAGAAGGCCGCGCGCTCGGACGCGCCGGTGCTGCTGCTGGGAGAATCCGGCACCGGCAAGGAGCTGGCCGCGCGGGCCATCCACGAGCTCGGCGCGCGCCGGGCCGGCCCGTTCGTACAGCTCAACTGCGCGGCGCTCAACGAATCACTCCTGGAGAGCGAGCTGTTCGGCCACGCCAAAGGGGCCTTCACCGGAGCCTATCGCGAGCGCCAGGGCCGCTTCGAAGCCGCCCACAGCGGCGACATCTTCCTGGACGAGATCGGCGACGCCCCGGTCTCCATACAGGTGAAGCTCCTGCGCGTGCTGGAGACGCGCTCGATCGAGCGCGTGGGCGCGAACCGGCCCATCCCGGTGGACGTGCGCCTGATCACGGCCACCCACCAGGACCTGCGCGCCCTGATCGCTCAGGGACGTTTCCGGGAGGACTTCTTCTTCCGCATCAACGTGATCCCCATCGAGTTGCCGCCGCTGCGCGCCCGCATGGAGGATCTGCCCCTGCTGGCCGGGCATTTCCTGCACGCCAGCGCCGCCAAGACCGGCGGGGACGCGGCCCGGATATCGCCCGAGGCCATGCGGCTTCTCATGGAGCACACCTGGCCTGGCAACGTGCGCGAGCTGCGCAGCGCCCTGGAATATGCGCTGGTGCTGGCGGATTCAGGGCGCATCGAGGCCTCGCACCTGCCGCCGGGCATTGGTCGCGCCAATCGGGCTGCGTGCGCCTCCCCGCCTGCTGGCCCGGCAGTTGCCCCAGCGTGCAGCGCCGCGCCCCCCAGCTTCGCTTCCACGGCAGCCGCGCCTGGATCGCCCGGTGATGAACGCTCGGCGTTGGTGGAGGCCCTGCGCCAGACCGGGGGCAACAAGAGCCAGGCCGCACGCGTGCTCGGGGTCAGCAGGCTGACTGTCCTCAACCGGATGCGCAAACACGGCGTCACCTGCGAGCGGACCGTCGCCTCCTGA
- a CDS encoding SIR2 family NAD-dependent protein deacylase, translating into MMDELKKIARLWPTSGKVLVLTGAGISVASGIPDFRSPGGLWSVYDPMQVATADALDNNPMAVWKFLMDAVWVMSRAEPNPAHLALAELERAGMLEAVVTQNIDGLHQRAGSQNVLEFHGSMSRYRCNSCEKPHDAALARSITLATAPWRCDCGGVVRPDIVFFGEAIPLDALHKSGQLACGAELTLIVGTSCEVTPASSLPGLTKQYGGRLAEINLEPGRMAHLCDARVAAKAEEALPELARLLLEHRNTTTR; encoded by the coding sequence ATGATGGATGAACTGAAAAAGATCGCACGGCTCTGGCCGACCTCAGGGAAAGTGCTCGTACTGACGGGCGCGGGGATCTCCGTCGCCAGCGGCATCCCGGACTTTCGCAGTCCCGGCGGCCTGTGGTCGGTCTACGATCCCATGCAGGTGGCCACCGCAGACGCCCTGGACAACAATCCCATGGCGGTCTGGAAGTTCCTGATGGACGCGGTGTGGGTCATGTCGCGGGCCGAGCCCAACCCGGCGCATCTGGCGCTGGCCGAACTGGAACGCGCGGGCATGCTGGAAGCCGTGGTCACGCAGAACATCGACGGATTGCATCAGAGGGCAGGATCGCAGAACGTGCTGGAGTTCCACGGCTCAATGTCGCGCTACCGCTGCAATTCCTGCGAAAAGCCGCACGACGCGGCCCTCGCCAGGTCCATAACCCTGGCCACGGCCCCCTGGCGCTGCGACTGCGGCGGGGTGGTGCGCCCCGACATTGTGTTCTTCGGGGAGGCCATCCCACTTGACGCACTGCACAAAAGCGGTCAATTGGCCTGCGGCGCGGAGCTTACGCTCATCGTCGGAACGTCCTGCGAGGTCACCCCGGCAAGTTCCCTGCCGGGACTCACCAAACAGTACGGCGGCAGGTTGGCCGAAATAAACCTGGAACCCGGCCGCATGGCGCATCTCTGCGACGCACGCGTGGCGGCAAAGGCCGAAGAAGCCCTCCCCGAGCTTGCGCGGCTGCTGTTGGAACACAGGAACACTACCACAAGGTGA
- the hemW gene encoding radical SAM family heme chaperone HemW has protein sequence MLLYVHVPFCVSKCRYCAFSSQVMDMDVLETWEQTVSAEAAHYGALLKKPSVETVYLGGGTPSLLPSWAFDRLMKSLRRNFTIPKDIEFTLEANPDSAVDKDLMHQWRSAGVNRISLGVQSMNEAELVMLGRPHGVADVLTAVQRLRAAGFANLSVDLIWGLPGQRLKQWMDTLKAAVRLGPEHISAYGLTLEEGTPMARIAEEGALVMPPEDEAAKMYVHGGDFLEEQGYLHYEISNFGRMGFSSRHNQGYWEGKDYLGLGPSAVSTLAGRRWQNPSDVAGYAALARSKGWGREAETLTPEVRARELLMLSLRTSKGVRLAEYRRLTGRDLATAEPKLMSALRQKELIRIKDGCLRLTRQGMLVSNLIIGRLLFPDGN, from the coding sequence ATGCTCCTCTACGTCCACGTCCCCTTCTGCGTCAGCAAGTGCCGCTACTGCGCCTTCTCCTCCCAGGTGATGGACATGGACGTGCTGGAAACCTGGGAGCAGACGGTCTCCGCCGAGGCGGCCCACTACGGCGCGCTCCTCAAGAAACCGTCCGTGGAGACGGTGTACCTGGGCGGCGGCACGCCGAGCCTGCTGCCGTCCTGGGCTTTTGACAGGCTTATGAAGTCTCTGCGGCGCAACTTCACCATCCCCAAGGACATCGAATTCACTCTGGAGGCCAACCCGGACTCCGCCGTGGACAAGGACCTCATGCACCAGTGGCGCTCAGCGGGCGTGAACCGCATATCGCTTGGGGTGCAGTCCATGAACGAGGCCGAGCTTGTGATGCTGGGGCGGCCTCACGGCGTGGCGGACGTTTTGACCGCCGTGCAGCGCCTGCGCGCGGCAGGCTTCGCCAACCTCTCCGTGGACCTCATCTGGGGGCTTCCCGGCCAGCGCCTGAAGCAGTGGATGGATACCCTCAAGGCGGCGGTGCGCCTGGGGCCGGAGCACATCTCGGCCTACGGGCTCACCCTGGAGGAGGGAACTCCCATGGCCCGCATTGCGGAAGAGGGGGCACTGGTCATGCCGCCCGAGGACGAGGCCGCCAAGATGTACGTGCATGGCGGGGATTTCCTTGAGGAACAGGGCTATCTGCACTACGAGATAAGCAACTTCGGGCGCATGGGGTTCTCCTCGCGCCACAACCAGGGCTACTGGGAGGGCAAGGACTACCTGGGGCTGGGGCCGTCGGCGGTGTCCACGCTGGCCGGGCGGCGCTGGCAGAACCCGTCCGACGTGGCCGGGTACGCGGCCCTGGCGCGGAGCAAGGGATGGGGGCGCGAGGCAGAGACGCTCACGCCCGAAGTGCGGGCCAGGGAGCTTCTCATGCTGTCGCTGCGCACCTCCAAGGGCGTCCGGCTGGCGGAGTACCGGCGTCTCACCGGGCGCGACCTGGCCACCGCCGAGCCCAAGCTTATGAGCGCGCTTCGCCAGAAGGAGCTGATCCGAATCAAGGACGGCTGCCTGCGCCTGACACGCCAGGGCATGCTGGTGAGCAACCTGATAATCGGACGCCTGCTCTTCCCGGACGGGAATTGA
- a CDS encoding epoxyqueuosine reductase QueH, giving the protein MLLVHACCGPCAITVFRELLGQGEDVLGFYYNPNIHPLAEYLRRRDALRQVGERLEVPLVVADAEYDPVQFLRLAAFREKDRCGSCYELRLDRAAREAKSQGCTAFTSTLLYSKYQDHQAIRDAGEAAGRTHGVPFFYQDFRPGWEEGIRLSKEWELYRQPYCGCIYSEFDRYRKKLGR; this is encoded by the coding sequence ATGCTTCTGGTGCACGCCTGCTGCGGCCCCTGCGCCATCACGGTCTTTCGGGAACTTCTCGGCCAGGGGGAGGATGTCCTGGGGTTTTACTACAACCCCAACATCCACCCCCTGGCCGAATACCTTCGCCGCCGCGACGCCTTAAGGCAGGTGGGCGAGCGGCTTGAAGTCCCCCTGGTCGTGGCGGACGCCGAATACGACCCCGTCCAGTTCCTGCGTTTGGCGGCCTTCCGCGAGAAGGACCGCTGCGGCTCCTGCTACGAGCTGCGCCTGGACCGCGCCGCGCGCGAGGCGAAATCCCAGGGCTGCACGGCGTTCACCTCCACGCTGCTCTACAGCAAATACCAGGACCACCAGGCCATCCGCGACGCTGGCGAGGCCGCAGGCCGTACTCACGGCGTACCCTTTTTCTACCAGGACTTCCGCCCCGGCTGGGAGGAAGGAATACGTCTTTCCAAGGAGTGGGAGCTCTACCGCCAGCCCTATTGCGGTTGCATCTACTCCGAGTTCGACCGCTACCGGAAGAAGCTGGGGCGGTAG
- a CDS encoding arsenate reductase ArsC, with protein sequence MKKKILFLCTGNSCRSQMAEGWTRALKGDLFDAYSAGVVRHGMNPNAVRVMAEAGVDISGQTSKTVDDLPPVEFDAIITLCGHANETCPFFRGNARRMHAGFDDPPALAGDAASEEEALGHYRRVRDEIRAFVEAMPDNLG encoded by the coding sequence ATGAAGAAAAAAATACTGTTCCTGTGCACGGGCAACTCCTGCCGCTCCCAGATGGCCGAAGGATGGACCCGCGCGCTCAAGGGCGACCTGTTCGACGCGTATTCCGCCGGGGTCGTCCGGCACGGCATGAACCCGAACGCCGTGCGCGTGATGGCAGAGGCCGGGGTGGACATCTCCGGCCAGACCTCGAAAACCGTGGACGACCTGCCCCCTGTGGAGTTCGACGCCATCATCACCCTGTGCGGGCATGCCAACGAGACCTGCCCGTTCTTCAGGGGCAACGCCAGGCGCATGCACGCGGGCTTCGACGATCCGCCCGCCCTGGCCGGGGACGCCGCCTCAGAGGAGGAAGCGCTCGGCCATTACCGGCGTGTGCGCGACGAGATCCGCGCCTTCGTGGAGGCCATGCCGGACAATCTGGGCTGA
- a CDS encoding ferritin-like domain-containing protein translates to MSPTLHKYLNEMLLTEIESMLEFSLHASLPEGHPVRERLLDFAHEELEHVNMLMGMILRTGGAVSVGRPDFIRADSLGDFFCRSAAREDDSITRYTALVELMESPEDKALLKRAIAQERAHKELLEVIRSSCDAPGLG, encoded by the coding sequence ATGTCGCCGACGCTTCACAAATACCTCAACGAAATGCTCCTGACCGAAATCGAGTCCATGCTCGAATTTTCCCTGCACGCCAGCCTCCCGGAGGGACACCCCGTCCGGGAGCGGCTGCTGGATTTCGCCCATGAGGAACTGGAACACGTCAACATGCTCATGGGCATGATCTTAAGGACTGGCGGCGCGGTCAGCGTCGGCAGGCCGGACTTCATCCGGGCGGACAGCCTGGGCGACTTCTTCTGCCGCAGCGCCGCCCGCGAGGACGACTCCATCACGCGCTACACGGCGCTCGTGGAACTTATGGAGAGCCCGGAGGACAAGGCGCTGCTGAAGAGGGCAATCGCCCAGGAACGGGCGCACAAGGAACTCCTGGAAGTCATTCGTTCCTCGTGTGACGCCCCCGGCTTGGGATAG